A window from Plasmodium cynomolgi strain B DNA, chromosome 7, whole genome shotgun sequence encodes these proteins:
- a CDS encoding adapter-related protein complex 4 epsilon 1 subunit (putative): HENVNRNKVGKRDGQKRLPKFGHTQGGIEQEEEEEEEEEQNNDELFYDSRYGGQGRAQVDEEEDEVEDEEEDEEEDEEEDEDETVENEGNYDDNDQPGNDGRENEKRIDNIGDYYDQNYEMFDERDIHNLRNYKHDREISSNNNNSSFYKQESSRSNSNATATHNELTEKEKMAAALFNGLISNNSSVDYSRNNYSSSFSSKKSHSLLSNRNYFNSKSDESRTDEREKHFAERRSSKKFQREPAASSSQYMEKKNSSSNLLGNGSNKLDEMRKSKCAFDMLDLSEPSAKRDFMEEEEENRSCKEEDKNLWNSISSQKKAVFLNTTTLSIFQIIKKIENNLNANVVEVSKNEALTSCIYSSNKVLVKIKIEENKLVFLVKSAEISIIDSVFDILRNLFHV; encoded by the exons CatgaaaatgtgaacagaAATAAAGTAGGCAAAAGGGATGGGCAAAAAAGGCTTCCTAAATTTGGCCACACGCAAGGAGGAATTGAacaagaagaggaggaagaagaggaggaggaacaaaacaaTGATGAACTTTTTTATGATAGCAGATATGGTGGACAGGGAAGAGCACAGGTggacgaggaagaagacgaagtggaggacgaagaagaggacgaggaagaagacgaagaagaggatGAGGACGAAACAGtagaaaatgaaggaaacTATGACGACAATGATCAACCAGGGAATGACGGAAGagagaatgaaaaaagaatagaTAACATAGGAGACTACTACGATCAGAATTACGAAATGTTTGACGAAAGAGATATACACAACTTAAGGAATTACAAGCACGACCGTGAAATCAGCagcaataataataacagctctttttacaaacaagAAAGCTCCCGCTCGAATAGCAATGCAACCGCAACACATAACGAGCTAacagagaaggaaaaaatggcagcTGCTCTTTTTAATGGTCTAATATCAAACAATTCTTCAGTTGACTATTCGAGAAATAATTACTCTTCCAGTTTTTCAAGTAAAAAAAGCCACTCATTATTGTCCAATAGGAATTATTTTAACTCCAAATCTGATGAGAGCAGGACTGATGAGAGGGAAAAACACTTTGCTGAGAGAAGAAGTTCGAAGAAATTCCAAAGAGAACCTGCTGCATCGAGCAGTCAATatatggaaaagaaaaactcaTCGTCGAACCTTTTGGGAAACGGTTCAAACAAATTGGacgaaatgagaaaatcGAAGTGTGCATTTGATATGCTAGATTTGAGCGAACCTTCTGCTAAAAGGGACTtcatggaggaagaagaggaaaatagGAGCTGTAAAGAGGAG gaCAAAAATCTGTGGAACAGCATCAGCAGTCAGAAGAAGGccgtttttttaaacacgACAACGTTAAGCATATTTCagataattaaaaaaattgag AACAACCTAAACGCCAACGTGGTGGAAGTCAGCAAAAACGAAGCCCTAACTTCCTGCATTTATAGCAGCAACAAAGTGTTGGTAAAAATCAAAAtagaggaaaacaaattggTTTTTTTAGTGAAGTCCGCTGAAATTAG CATAATTGACAGCGTCTTTGACATTCTAAGAAATTTGTTTCACGTATGA
- a CDS encoding hypothetical protein (putative), translating to MNSIKLALPILLLNVLLSRCAPVFFNKNLDKWTKELLRVSKNEYSNFDEAKSFGDRKYCGQSLKHLAGLILDKTDKEGKLIIEGSIVSNKLILKLGNIKEKEISIKDILLPIETLSSKCINIRQGKKKDDSTILCLASKVHRNFWVNSITDAVLCKMTKNRGKLPEYNYAQGGNDKEEEQNEKEGEEGEGDEEGDLEQAGEPNESLKKKANTQQKEQNIAKKKMINEEFDEEQENEPKGLKVRIAKSKFGSPQVKINGKSVDEVQKNGSEKGTEETENQNNDEPIESDEAGDEGDEEAE from the exons ATGAATTCGATAAAATTGGCCCTTCCCATCCTTCTACTTAACGTCCTCCTGAGTAGATGCGCCCCAGTATTCTTTAACAAAAATCTGGATAAATGGACAAAGGAACTTTTAAGggtttcaaaaaatgaatacagcAATTTCGACGAAGCGAAAAGTTTTGGCGATAGAAAATATTGCGGTCAGTCCCTTAAGCACTTGGCAGGGTTAATCTTAGACAAAACGGATAAAGAAGGAAAGCTAATCATTGAAGGATCCATAGTTTCTAATAagctaattttaaaattaggaaatataaaggaaaaagaaataagcATAAAGGATATACTTTTGCCAATAGAAACATTATCCAGCAAATGCATTAACATACGacagggtaaaaaaaaggatgattCTACCATTCTGTGTTTGGCTAGTAAAGTCCACAGGAACTTCTGGGTCAACTCTATAACTGATGCGgttttgtgcaaaatgacaaaaaatagGGGAAAACTACCTGAGTATAACTATGCCCAGGGAGGCAATGACAAAGAGGAGgagcaaaatgagaaagaggGTGAAGAGGGTGAAGGGGATGAAGAGGGAGATCTGGAGCAAGCGGGCGAACCAAACGAATcactaaaaaagaaagcaaataCCCAAcagaaggaacaaaatatagctaagaaaaaaatgatcaacgAAGAATTCGATgaagaacaagaaaatgAACCCAAGGGACTAAAAGTGCGAATTGCCAAAAGTAAATTCGGAAGTCCGCAAGTAAAAATCAACGGCAAAAGCGTCGACGAGGTTCAAAAGAACGg GTCAGAGAAAGGGACAGAAGAAACGGAAAATCAGAACAACGATGAACCCATCGAATCGGATGAAGCTGGTGATGAAGGAGATGAGGAAGCAGaatga
- a CDS encoding hypothetical protein (putative), whose product MRRKYYVKIWIIVLYNTFVNYFDYFLFFLKKYIPSFDVLCVLKAKVSTLSPSNDIFLLLFLFFFHKRFFNNVNASLIVNHKNGIYNNNVHTFQFVLITVSFFLYTLITFLCVYQCDDCAGEEKVDELENERNVGHIVRESPVYEEEEGRKKEANKSDVAREKSDNNVGEAEKVELKNGKMGVPHGEGREEDEEAVGEAGQEGEVEGEDEGKDEGEKEGEEEDTNEHRWGTPTGGDKQYHPVTPSCAIQLINLVSKLVKKRRTEKFFFYFSMFVHITILLSYYTFLSYVHARNFLGVLTTISVLCNGFIYAIIFLLFIKLGRGNNLKKDNKKWFRISGIRRRIEKAKWVAIWRRRKTSRTEKEQTNRKHVVKFKERNNKMEEKYFLKNEKRSIMLINNILKNSKSFEVHFGEVALKSENDISIKNKERNKFIRRYKLLRISKKWIIFLQNVVDLSDEPEKCLSMLISLTLEKEFPSLDLDACLEIVKKNYFSTMKNVPTILKNFLKYTNKFLAILERRQKGEKKNSNGGGSGRGIGGGSGGGSRRGSTCAYGRINDFDESEIIFAWGLGILSFGNLQDVNYNLSPVLFHVSNVLAKCRYMKYTIDYYFRYMPYFGILPIGGLGNYYLQHETITGGTLPICDTINNRYGDQEGESNFNRVVPGGVDNQTVVFEVLGEDRHPDGYINGNSEQLNVDTENQKACLGPRFNHTAKMESYPGELAISLSGCTPSRKTQSGLSNRRRGNSESHSICTLSAPLESFAGAPGRRDNHEGDELPLEFDLNRIYAKELCRIYVHCLLADVSEMYRGIDYTQTCEKYLCSGVLNLWGENHKSRSNMYMRRYYEHLERWAGLEENIVGDPSLRGEVKQGDRDPTEAIFNIEDYISSKVIEIDFYGQFEHLKNDTKNYLMSLIKEGDSLHVKELTNFSEVTRDRSQEMERKEEEEKKKKRKNEQFCKVFCSALPVCIEKRCWEFLDKNELKQIEEEKRQRRNFTISCENMGEEYFNVHVLKNYEEKVTYFKIDCYGGVISVGGEFVNKKGEFPCVSKKEKGRRKTVTEGDKKGETNFTEEKDDNFLTEEGVHMLNTNMHSYISYERVEGSQMEIFTHNSYEGDVGITGDLKGMNFHDRNALVVLTPPVIIPTECTIEVWLFVGSREGATNGQEKSFLFCDMEGNSPFVISRRGNKIEDIEIHISDKHRLSSYFRQLHSEGMREPMDGEKTTEKGNHWNVYIKCEKTPKWNKINSIVKQNQWNLLNITKSASGLIYYMNGKYMNSISHEVLNLEKQLQMSIFGNSCFGNNNIGLCSSFKIFEFLKKEEIKRRYEIVKKVKGREMIGDNLCMEMKDQVIEGIDVRDKCMQVLEFFIYFAQSQKGKMRVVAFTNDSNYRVKMYQLRLVSKYTGGTSPGGGNSPGKSPQSAHFYERNDEELHGKENKLGLTNQPNGEVGGCANLHRKCEKIIHIDDKEEYGYNVYFKKVSRKEDAPKIYGINIFSDLLCYACDLSKFYNLILDPPLSIYNELVKPFGYTLCLWVFLPIEENVSFSSLVSGEKDSHISVFSDRLLIGCIENYKRGNKQGQTFYHSSGFSIKNVKRGWYYLTVVGTLKGQFYFINGCFKGHHNFCSFDDIKYVGNSSLFINPFPYICFFKMVTKPLSVTEIMCEYACPAYDKLAASPGSSYWYLLFANLFGGTTPNDGSVDSLSDKSTSSTRSDKGKYVHFEITEFFDVHVYPYRERKDYQFALSVTSVENRKLFFFNKKKEQTNNLNIYLNVSIVLPSCWAIFAVINLAYVNKSTYHCLVGGENGNSHVAIKGSNLALGVLTHLGEDFLQKGEILDEVTNGERTNNLVRGSSSNDKKKAASGGTNEMGNTAKCQTDSNICYQNYQHFHSSGYYLQKELNEEILLTTRCRQNKQTFFIDSRKVGVCKSCLSPICCIGNCRSVSGEYLSPFGFYKFVRVVFEDVTDEQVVQFHRSLPLRGDHR is encoded by the exons atgaggagaaaatattatgtaaaaatatggataATCGTACTGTACAATAcgtttgttaattatttcgactactttttattttttctgaagaaatatattcccAGTTTTGACGTCTTATGTGTGTTAAAAGCAAAGGTAAGTACGCTTAGCCCTTCGAATGACATTTTCTTGCtgctctttttgtttttttttcacaaacgATTTTTTAACAACGTGAATGCATCTCTAATTGTTAATCATAAGAATGgtatatataacaataatgTGCACACGTTTCAGTTTGTTCTCATTACCGTGTCGTTTTTTCTCTACACgttaattacatttttatgcgtCTACCAATGTGACGATTGTGCGGGGGAAGAGAAAGTGGACGAACTAGAAAATGAGCGAAATGTGGGGCATATTGTGAGGGAGTCCCCAGTttatgaggaagaagagggaagaaaaaaagaggccaaCAAATCCGACGTCGCCAGGGAGAAGAGTGATAACAATgtgggagaagcagaaaaggtggaattaaaaaatggaaaaatgggtgTGCCACATGGTGAGGGGCgggaggaagacgaagaagcgGTCGGCGAAGCGGGCCAAGAGGGCGAAGTTGAGGGCGAAGATGAGGGCAAAGACGAGGGCGAAAAAGAGGGCGAAGAAGAGGACACAAATGAGCACAGATGGGGAACTCCAACAGGGGGTGACAAACAATACCACCCCGTTACTCCCTCCTGTGCTATTCAACTGATAAACCTGGTGTCCAAATTGGTTAAAAAACGCAGAACTGagaaattctttttctacttttcCATGTTTGTGCATATCACCATTTTGCTCTCCTACTATACCTTTTTAAGCTACGTGCATGCAAGAAATTTCCTGGGGGTGTTGACAACCATTTCAGTGCTATGCAATGGGTTCATTTATGCGATAATTTTCTTgctgttcataaaattggGCAGAGGGAATAACCTGAAGAaggacaataaaaaatggttcaGAATTAGCGGCATCAGAAGGAGGATAGAAAAGGCGAAATGGGTGGCCAtatggagaagaagaaaaacaagcagaacagaaaaggaacaaacaaataGGAAACATGTGGTAAAATtcaaagaaagaaataacaaaatggaggagaaatactttttgaaaaatgaaaaaaggagtataATGTTGATAAATAATATCCTGAAGAACAGCAAAAGTTTTGAGGTCCATTTTGGTGAAGTAGCTCTCAAGTCGGAAAATGACATCTCTATTAAAAAcaaggaaagaaataaatttatcagAAGGTATAAATTACTAAGAATATCCAAAAAGTGGATtatatttcttcaaaatgttgtAGATCTATCCGATGAACCCGAGAAGTGCTTGTCTATGTTGATCAGCTTAACGCTAGAGAAGGAGTTCCCCAGCCTCGATTTAGACGCCTGTTTGGAAATAGTAAAGAAGAATTATTTCTCCACAATGAAAAATGTGCcaaccattttgaaaaacttTCTGAAATACACGAATAAGTTTTTAGCCATTCTGGAGAGaaggcaaaaaggagaaaagaaaaattcgaaCGGAGGTGGAAGCGGGAGAGGAAtagggggaggaagcgggggaggaagcagaaGAGGAAGCACATGCGCATACGGACGAATAAACGACTTCGACGAGTCGGAAATCATTTTCGCATGGGGGTTAGGCATTCTCAGTTTCGGAAATCTGCAAGACGTAAACTATAACCTGTCGCCTGTCCTATTTCACGTTTCAAATGTGCTAGCCAAATGTAGATATATGAAGTACACAATCGATTACTATTTTAGGTATATGCCCTATTTTGGGATTCTTCCTATTGGGGGCTTGGGAAATTACTACCTCCAACATGAGACTATTACGGGGGGAACACTACCCATTTGTGACACTATTAATAACAGGTATGGGGACCAAGAAGGGGAAAGCAATTTTAATAGGGTTGTCCCCGGAGGGGTGGACAACCAAACTGTAGTTTTCGAAGTGTTAGGAGAGGACAGACACCCAGATGGATATATAAATGGGAACAGCGAGCAGCTCAATGTAGATACGGAAAATCAGAAAGCGTGTTTAGGTCCACGATTTAACCATACTGCGAAGATGGAGAGCTACCCAGGGGAGCTAGCCATTTCGCTATCGGGTTGTACCCCGAGTAGAAAAACTCAATCTGGTTTAAGCAACAGGAGAAGAGGTAACAGCGAA TCCCATTCGATATGCACATTAAGCGCTCCACTCGAATCTTTTGCAGGCGCCCCAGGAAGGAGAGACAATCATGAAGGGGATGAACTCCCCCTCGAATTTGACCTAAATCGCATATACGCCAAGGAACTTTGCCGAATTTACGTGCATTGCTTATTAGCAGATGTGAGCGAGATGTACAGAGGCATAGACTACACACAGACGTGCGAAAAGTACCTATGCAGTGGGGTTTTAAACCTATGGGGGGAGAACCATAAAAGTAGGAGCAATATGTATATGAGGAGGTATTACGAACATTTGGAGAGGTGGGCAGGACTGGAGGAGAACATCGTGGGGGATCCATCTTTACGAGGGGAAGTCAAACAGGGAGATAGGGATCCAACGGAAGCAATTTTCAACATAGAAGATTACATAAGCAGCAAGGTTATAGAAATAGATTTTTATGGACAATTTGAACACCTAAAGAATGAcacgaaaaattatttaatgagtTTAATTAAAGAAGGGGACTCTTTACATGTGAAGGAGTTGACAAACTTTTCGGAGGTGACTCGAGATAGATCGCAGgaaatggagagaaaagaagaggaagaaaaaaaaaaaaaacgaaaaaatgaacaattttgcaaagttTTCTGTAGTGCTTTGCCAGTGTGCATAGAAAAACGCTGTTGGGAATTTCtggacaaaaatgaactgaAACAGattgaagaggaaaaaaggcaaagaagaaatttcACAATTTCGTGTGAAAACATGGGGgaggaatattttaatgtacatgtattgaaaaattatgaagaaaaagtgacATATTTTAAGATTGACTGCTATGGAGGGGTCATTTCGGTTGGGGGAGAATTTGTGAACAAGAAAGGGGAGTTCCCATGTgtgagcaaaaaggagaagggaaggagaaagaCAGTTACGGAGGGGgataaaaaaggtgaaacaAATTTTACGGAAGAGAAAGAcgacaattttttaaccGAAGAGGGTGTCCACATGTTGAACACAAACATGCACAGTTATATAAGTTACGAACGCGTGGAGGGTTcccaaatggaaatatttacCCACAACAGTTATGAGGGTGACGTAGGAATTACAGGAGATTTGAAGGGAATGAATTTTCATGATAGAAATGCACTAGTGGTCCTAACTCCCCCAGTGATTATACCTACGGAGTGCACCATAGAGGTGTGGCTGTTTGTTGGTTCAAGAGAAGGAGCCACAAATGGACAGGAAAAGAGTTTCCTCTTTTGTGACATGGAAGGAAATTCCCCATTTGTCATTTcgagaaggggaaacaaaattgaggaTATAGAAATACACATCAGTGATAAGCACAGGTTAAGCAGTTACTTTAGACAACTGCACAGTGAGGGGATGAGAGAACCCATGGATGGGGAGAAGACTACCGAAAAGGGAAACCATTGGAACGTTTACATAAAATGTGAGAAGActccaaaatggaataaaataaactccATAGTGAAGCAAAATCAGTGGAACTTATTAAATATAACCAAAAGTGCTAGTGGATTAATTTACTACATGAATGGGAAGTACATGAACAGCATCTCGCATGAAGTGTTAAATTTAGAGAAACAATTACAGATGAGCATATTTGGAAATTCCTGCTTTGGAAATAATAACATAGGATTATGTTCCTCTTTTAAAATCTtcgagtttttaaaaaaggaagagataAAAAGAAGATACGAAATTGTGAAGAAAGTCAAAGGAAGAGAAATGATTGGAGACAACCTCTGCATGGAGATGAAGGACCAAGTAATAGAAGGCATAGATGTGAGAGATAAATGCATGCAGGTATTggaatttttcatatacttTGCGCAATcgcagaaggggaagatgAGGGTCGTTGCCTTCACCAATGACTCGAATTACAGAGTGAAAATGTATCAGCTACGCTTGGTTTCTAAGTACACAGGTGGCACTtctccaggggggggaaacagTCCTGGGAAAAGCCCCCAAAGTGCGCACTTCTACGAAAGAAACGATGAAGAGTTACACGGCAAAGAGAACAAACTAGGGTTGACAAATCAACCAAATGGTGAAGTAGGGGGATGTGCAAATCTCCACAggaaatgcgaaaaaataatccaCATCGATGATAAGGAAGAATATGGCTACAATGTGTACTTCAAAAAAGTGAGCAGAAAGGAAGATGCTCCGAAGATTTAcggaataaatatattttctgaCCTCCTTTGCTATGCATGCGATTTGTCCAAATTTTATAACCTGATTTTGGACCCGCCTTTATCCATATATAACGAATTAGTAAAACCGTTCGGGTATACGCTATGCCTTTGGGTGTTCCTGCCCATAGAAGAAaacgtttctttttcttcgctAGTTAGTGGAGAAAAGGATTCACATATAAGCGTTTTTAGCGATAGGCTACTTATCGGATGTATTGAGAattacaaaagggggaacaagCAGGGCCAAACATTTTACCACTCTTCTGGATTCAGCATCAAGAATGTGAAGAGGGGGTGGTATTACCTAACAGTCGTTGGAACTTTAAAGGGGCaattttactttataaatGGCTGTTTCAAGGGAcatcataatttttgctcctttgatgatataaaatatgtaggAAATAGTAGCTTGTTTATTAACCCATTTCCCtatatttgtttcttcaaaatggtgacGAAGCCTTTATCTGTCACTGAAATTATGTGTGAATATGCATGTCCTGCTTATGATAAGTTAGCTGCTTCTCCCGGTTCTTCTTATTGGTACCTACTTTTTGCAAACCTGTTTGGAGGAACGACCCCAAATGACGGCAGCGTAGATTCCCTGAGTGATAAATCTACGTCTTCCACTCGTTCAGACAAGGGGAAGTATGTCCACTTTGAaattacagaattttttgatgTGCACGTTTATCCATACCGAGAGAGGAAAGACTACCAGTTCGCGTTATCCGTTACGTCTGTGGAGAACAGaaagttatttttctttaacaaaaaaaaggagcaaactAACAACTTGAATATATACCTGAACGTCAGCATAGTGTTGCCTTCATGTTGGGCAATTTTCGCTGTCATAAATTTGGCGTATGTGAATAAATCTACCTATCACTGTTTggttgggggggaaaatggaaattctCATGTTGCCATTAAAGGCTCGAATTTAGCCTTAGGAGTTTTAACACACCTGGGGGAGGACTTTTTGCAGAAGGGGGAGATACTTGATGAGgtcacaaatggggaaagaacGAACAATTTGGTACGTGGTTCCTCCtcaaatgataaaaaaaaggctgcaTCAGGAGGTACCAATGAAATGGGTAATACAGCCAAGTGCCAAACGGACAGCAATATCTGTTACCAGAATTATCAACATTTTCACAGCTCAGGGTACTACCTCCAGAAGGAACTGAACGAGGAAATTCTATTAACAACCAGGTGTCGACAGAATAAGCAGACCTTTTTCATTGACTCGCGCAAGGTGGGAGTGTGCAAATCGTGCCTCAGTCCCATATGCTGCATTGGAAACTGCCGATCTGTCAGTGGCGAGTATTTGTCTCCCTTCggtttttacaaatttgtgcGGGTCGTTTTTGAGGATGTTACGGATGAACAGGTCGTCCAGTTTCACCGCTCCCTTCCTTTGCGGGGGGATCACAGGTaa
- a CDS encoding signal peptidase (putative), producing MDNVLNRLNVLSYSMALCFFALCLFNYGTSFYLFDEKEMSTNIKVKSVKRLVYNRHIKGDEAVLSLDLSYDMSKAFNWNLKQLFLYVLVTYETPEKVKNEVIIQDYIITNKNVAKKSYKNFLTKYSLKDYNNGLRNNNINLQICYKYMPIVGLSRSYEGAKISYKLPGEYFDNLPSNYPLYYPDK from the coding sequence ATGGACAACGTGCTGAATAGGCTAAACGTCCTTTCCTATTCCATGGCCTTATGTTTTTTTGCCCTATGCCTTTTCAACTATGGAacttccttttatttattcgaCGAGAAAGAAATGTCGACGaatataaaagtaaaaagtgtGAAGAGGTTGGTGTATAACCGGCACATAAAAGGGGACGAAGCCGTGCTGTCGCTAGACCTATCATATGACATGAGCAAAGCATTTAATTGGAACTTGAAGCAGCTGTTTCTGTATGTTCTAGTAACGTATGAAACGccagaaaaagtaaaaaacgaAGTTATCATACAGGATTACATAAtaactaataaaaatgtggccaaaaaaagttataaaaatttcctcaCCAAATATTCTCTTAAAGATTATAATAATGGAttaagaaataataatatcaaTTTACAAATctgttataaatatatgcccATAGTTGGTTTGTCCAGATCTTATGAGGGTGCTAAAATTTCTTACAAATTGCCTGGAGAGTATTTTGACAATTTGCCGTCTAATTATCCGTTGTATTACCCGGACAAG
- a CDS encoding prefoldin subunit 4 (putative), with the protein MANIKDAKYDLGLDMTVEDQKKIGKFTNLHFKQSVYEQKIKLMNESISNIDASIDEVSLVFYPQDVMLGIGDCFFSVDTEYMEKNLEQVKAEEKKNLRKLESEYKNILSEKQQLKTELYAKFGNRIDLN; encoded by the exons ATGGCGAATATTAAAGATGCGAAGTATGACCTGGGGTTAGACATGACTGTAGAGgaccagaaaaaaataggaaagtTCACCAACCTACATTTTAAACAATCTGTTTACGAAcaaaagataaaattaatgaacGAAAGTATTTCTAATATTGACGCATCAATAGACGAAGTTTCTTTGGTGTTCTACCCGCAAGACGTTATGTTGGGCATAG GCGACTGCTTCTTCAGCGTCGACACGGAGTACATGGAGAAAAATCTAGAGCAGGTAAAAGccgaggagaagaaaaatttgagGAAGTTGGAATccgaatataaaaatatactaagTGAGAAGCAACAATTGAAAACGGAGTTGTATGCAAAATTTGGAAACAGGATTGACCTCAACTGA